A portion of the Stigmatella aurantiaca DW4/3-1 genome contains these proteins:
- a CDS encoding helix-turn-helix transcriptional regulator, whose amino-acid sequence MKQARKRAGMTQAEVAESIGNAPEVYGRMERGGILPSVPTLLRLCLILGSGPHELMGFTEVELGQSAPRANTVPPGLNDTPEKRRLLRRLARLDSPRIKALARLVALLLPGARNAKR is encoded by the coding sequence TTGAAGCAGGCACGCAAGCGAGCGGGCATGACTCAGGCAGAAGTAGCCGAGAGCATCGGCAACGCTCCCGAGGTGTACGGGCGCATGGAGCGGGGGGGAATTCTGCCGAGTGTCCCCACGTTGCTGCGCCTGTGCCTGATTCTCGGAAGCGGGCCGCATGAACTGATGGGGTTTACCGAGGTGGAACTGGGGCAGAGCGCCCCCAGGGCAAACACGGTGCCGCCTGGCCTGAATGACACGCCTGAGAAGCGCCGCCTCTTGCGCCGTCTAGCTCGCTTGGACAGTCCGAGGATCAAGGCACTGGCGCGGTTGGTTGCCTTGCTTCTGCCGGGGGCGCGGAACGCCAAGAGGTGA
- a CDS encoding ABC-three component system protein, whose protein sequence is MVEQSSHEASDSYLGYAYQGLYALLILLDAQDGASVCIESGDDVSLTSPGSASLFQLKHSLNNPPALTTKNDGFWKTLRIWVPRANDSLVSLHFVTSAEVSASDPLKSLAIPGSDRTKLVEALVAEAHRVRDSRKEAVSKNAKLPYAERAPGCEAFLSLSTTERQALVDRISIHAQNGSIADVPTKVSDKLRTFIPREIRPKVVERLIEWWDRQVTLALLGKRTREVPKSELVSRLQELAAEHLEKTLPDDFSKLKPVNPEEDRGGPWEQQILLVRGGTSRIHRALVARWRAREQRNRWMRDDVSLATLCNEYDDRLEEHWRDRHEPMCEDCSGVSEEQACQEGLELLDWSHLNAANEIPPIRSEWRLPFYVQGSYQQLANDLRVGWHPEYLSRLKGLAEVPAQVDAIADHESPESGSGGTQPPSDAGIAKDSGSEALPSSKIPSAEENDT, encoded by the coding sequence GTGGTCGAGCAAAGTTCACATGAGGCAAGTGACTCCTACCTAGGATACGCGTACCAAGGGCTGTATGCCTTGTTAATACTCCTGGATGCACAAGATGGAGCATCAGTGTGCATCGAATCTGGAGATGATGTCTCCCTCACGTCTCCCGGAAGCGCCTCGCTTTTTCAATTAAAGCATAGCCTCAACAATCCGCCTGCACTGACCACAAAAAATGACGGATTCTGGAAGACGCTTCGAATCTGGGTTCCCCGCGCCAACGATTCGCTAGTTTCTCTTCATTTCGTAACTAGTGCAGAAGTATCGGCTAGCGATCCGCTCAAGAGTTTAGCAATCCCAGGAAGTGACCGGACGAAACTAGTCGAAGCTCTTGTGGCCGAGGCACATCGTGTGCGAGACAGTCGCAAAGAGGCTGTCAGCAAGAATGCTAAGCTTCCCTATGCTGAGCGTGCACCTGGATGCGAAGCATTTCTGAGCCTCTCCACGACAGAGCGCCAAGCACTAGTCGACCGCATCAGCATACATGCTCAGAATGGCTCTATCGCCGACGTACCCACTAAAGTAAGCGATAAGTTACGAACGTTCATTCCTAGAGAGATAAGACCCAAGGTTGTTGAGCGCTTGATTGAATGGTGGGACCGCCAGGTTACCCTAGCTTTACTTGGCAAGCGCACAAGGGAAGTTCCGAAATCCGAGTTGGTTTCCAGGCTTCAGGAACTGGCTGCTGAGCATTTAGAGAAAACTCTTCCTGACGATTTCAGCAAACTGAAGCCTGTTAACCCGGAAGAAGATCGAGGAGGCCCCTGGGAACAACAGATATTGTTAGTCCGAGGAGGAACGTCCCGTATTCACCGGGCACTTGTAGCAAGATGGAGGGCGAGGGAACAAAGAAACCGCTGGATGCGTGACGATGTAAGTCTTGCCACCTTATGCAATGAATATGACGACCGTCTAGAGGAACACTGGCGGGACAGACATGAACCAATGTGTGAGGACTGTTCGGGTGTATCCGAGGAGCAGGCCTGCCAAGAAGGACTAGAACTACTTGACTGGTCTCACCTTAACGCAGCGAACGAGATTCCTCCCATACGTTCAGAATGGCGACTTCCTTTCTACGTGCAAGGGAGTTATCAGCAACTAGCCAATGATCTCCGTGTAGGGTGGCATCCTGAATATCTCTCAAGACTCAAGGGCTTGGCCGAAGTGCCTGCCCAAGTGGATGCAATTGCTGACCACGAATCTCCTGAATCAGGATCAGGCGGCACGCAACCACCCTCCGATGCTGGAATAGCAAAGGACAGCGGTTCCGAGGCTCTTCCCTCTAGCAAGATTCCCAGCGCAGAGGAAAACGACACATGA
- a CDS encoding RNA polymerase sigma factor has translation MRRTSLIRDALLDLSIHDDAQRPSAALQRQIYQAAVDFLPPNDSASQSHDVRQSDSDDALLHAFLMGDADSFKLLMEKHLKWMVPWTRKYLPEAEAEDAIQDAFITLLHEATKLHPGVTFRSFLFGILQNSVLHSLRSLARHWHEPFDDEEGANDTRVDPSPNPELELLDKGSYQEIAKALFSECSLREQQVILLTLESQDDATIAKALGTTANNVRVVRHRTIVRLRKVLVPPTQEFAGQLAVSLGTDLSETDVQEVESRLKEFEDLEPGWLDGKEGEVPSKEGIAWVRRIILALMASYKVPLPYLYPTPEGGVQAEWSFKPWEVSAEFNLTERSAYLHAVKGWTHETMIAEVSFDAEGKALEESARFIIRIQKRGEYA, from the coding sequence ATGCGCCGCACATCCCTTATCCGCGATGCACTCCTCGATCTCAGCATCCACGATGATGCTCAGCGTCCCTCGGCTGCGCTACAGCGGCAAATCTACCAAGCAGCCGTCGACTTTCTCCCTCCCAACGACAGTGCCAGCCAGAGCCATGACGTCCGCCAGAGTGACTCTGACGATGCCCTCCTACACGCTTTCCTCATGGGGGATGCAGACTCCTTCAAGTTGCTCATGGAGAAACACCTGAAGTGGATGGTCCCTTGGACGAGGAAGTACCTACCCGAGGCTGAGGCCGAAGATGCGATACAGGATGCCTTCATCACCCTGCTACACGAGGCCACCAAACTCCATCCCGGAGTAACCTTTCGCAGTTTCCTCTTCGGAATTCTGCAGAATTCAGTGCTCCACTCGCTGCGCTCTCTCGCTCGTCACTGGCACGAACCGTTCGACGATGAAGAGGGAGCGAACGACACACGCGTGGACCCTAGCCCCAACCCCGAACTTGAGTTGCTCGATAAGGGCTCCTACCAGGAAATCGCGAAGGCGCTCTTCAGCGAGTGTAGCCTGCGTGAGCAGCAAGTGATTCTCTTGACGCTTGAGAGCCAGGACGACGCAACCATCGCTAAGGCCCTGGGCACCACGGCTAATAACGTGCGTGTCGTACGCCACAGGACCATTGTTAGGCTGCGCAAGGTGCTCGTGCCCCCTACTCAGGAGTTTGCTGGGCAGCTTGCTGTTTCCCTGGGGACCGACCTCAGTGAGACCGACGTGCAGGAAGTGGAGAGTCGACTGAAGGAGTTCGAGGACCTTGAGCCAGGATGGCTCGACGGTAAGGAGGGAGAAGTGCCCTCCAAAGAAGGGATCGCCTGGGTGCGCAGGATCATTCTGGCGTTGATGGCCTCCTACAAGGTGCCGCTTCCGTACCTGTACCCCACGCCCGAGGGTGGAGTGCAGGCAGAGTGGTCCTTCAAGCCGTGGGAAGTCAGCGCCGAGTTCAACCTCACAGAGCGGTCAGCTTACCTGCATGCAGTCAAAGGCTGGACCCACGAGACGATGATAGCAGAAGTAAGCTTCGATGCTGAAGGAAAGGCGCTGGAGGAGAGTGCAAGATTCATCATCCGCATCCAGAAGCGTGGGGAGTATGCATGA
- a CDS encoding IS4 family transposase, with amino-acid sequence MARLLMQRALSAEWMEGLFQEHRQRQYTKELLFSAEVGLMELVALGLRPSLHAAAQDSEELKVSQQALYEKVNHTEPELVRALVQGSGERLTPIVKQLKLQQEPWAAGYRVRVLDGNKLAASEKRLKPLRGFRGAAMPGQSLVVYAPEWDLVVDILPAEDAHAQERALMGPILERVQPGELWLADRNFSTKNILFGIEETGAAFLVREHAQTPHPKEVGTLKEVGRSKTGVVFEQAVEIEAEGGKRLALRRVEVHLDEPTENGDTCIRLLTNVPAERMGALEVAELYRRRWSIEGMFGRLESVLHSEVHALGHPRAALLAFGVSVMAYNVLAVLLAAVEEEHHLQATEVSSYYVAGEVKATYSGMMIALPEKTWSTFESQSDEALSQTLRQMARQINPAKLRKHPRGPKKKVKKGYVPAEQARRQVSTARVLRGDESTG; translated from the coding sequence ATGGCGCGGTTGCTGATGCAGCGTGCGCTGAGCGCCGAGTGGATGGAGGGGCTGTTCCAGGAGCACCGCCAGAGGCAGTACACGAAGGAACTGCTGTTCTCGGCGGAAGTGGGGTTGATGGAGCTTGTGGCCTTGGGATTGAGGCCCTCGCTGCATGCGGCGGCCCAGGACAGCGAGGAGTTGAAGGTGTCGCAGCAAGCGCTCTACGAGAAAGTCAATCACACGGAACCGGAGTTGGTGAGAGCCCTGGTGCAGGGCAGCGGGGAGAGGCTGACGCCCATTGTGAAACAGCTGAAGTTGCAGCAGGAGCCGTGGGCAGCGGGCTACCGGGTACGAGTGCTGGATGGAAACAAACTGGCGGCCAGCGAGAAGCGACTCAAGCCATTGAGAGGATTTCGAGGAGCGGCGATGCCGGGCCAATCGCTGGTGGTGTATGCGCCCGAGTGGGACTTGGTGGTGGATATCTTGCCTGCGGAGGATGCGCACGCGCAGGAGCGAGCGTTGATGGGACCTATTCTGGAGCGAGTGCAGCCTGGGGAATTGTGGCTGGCGGACAGGAACTTCAGTACGAAGAACATTCTGTTCGGAATCGAGGAGACGGGGGCCGCGTTCCTCGTTCGCGAGCATGCGCAGACGCCCCACCCGAAGGAGGTGGGGACCCTGAAGGAAGTGGGGCGAAGCAAGACGGGGGTGGTGTTTGAGCAGGCCGTCGAAATAGAAGCCGAGGGAGGCAAGCGTTTGGCGTTGCGGCGTGTTGAGGTGCACCTGGACGAGCCGACCGAGAATGGCGACACGTGCATCCGCCTGTTGACGAATGTGCCCGCCGAGCGAATGGGGGCCTTGGAAGTGGCAGAATTGTACCGGCGGCGGTGGAGCATTGAGGGAATGTTCGGCCGACTGGAATCCGTGCTGCACAGTGAGGTGCACGCGTTGGGCCATCCGCGGGCGGCGTTGCTGGCCTTTGGCGTGTCGGTGATGGCCTACAACGTGCTGGCCGTCTTGCTGGCGGCAGTCGAGGAGGAGCACCACCTGCAAGCGACGGAGGTGTCCTCCTATTACGTGGCGGGCGAGGTGAAGGCCACCTACAGCGGAATGATGATTGCCCTGCCTGAGAAGACCTGGAGCACCTTCGAGTCCCAGTCAGACGAGGCATTGAGTCAGACGCTGCGGCAGATGGCCCGGCAGATCAACCCTGCCAAGCTGCGCAAGCACCCGCGAGGGCCAAAGAAGAAGGTGAAGAAAGGTTACGTGCCTGCCGAGCAAGCCCGGAGACAGGTGTCGACGGCCCGAGTGCTGCGAGGAGACGAGAGCACCGGGTAG
- a CDS encoding DUF2381 family protein — protein MFQSAPLAVVLVLLAGTVARAQATAREPRQRTVTVTGNPAEPPHEVHVSDETPSVFLFGSEIRKKSVRVDTTRIRVVDTGEQSRLLMVQAVNPLGEGERHELEVEFADGKTPARAVFALVAHPSDVDAFVTVARQQPVTPACPAEVRAAVRAPEDLLLLGYMGESGVPTAEIPQETDDAQGLESARGVAYRGKGWLMFQVAIRNLRGPQPWVPTEATLTSKTGEKLRGRVVREEQGETPPGEAVRVLVVTEEPPAGAGRVFILEVSGADGRTLAIPRVTIPAPTKKEPKR, from the coding sequence TTGTTCCAATCCGCGCCCCTTGCCGTTGTGCTCGTTCTCCTGGCCGGAACAGTCGCGCGAGCCCAGGCCACCGCACGCGAGCCGAGACAACGCACCGTCACCGTTACCGGAAACCCAGCCGAGCCCCCGCACGAGGTTCACGTCTCCGACGAAACCCCCTCGGTGTTCCTGTTCGGCTCGGAGATCCGCAAGAAGTCCGTGCGGGTAGACACCACGCGGATCCGCGTGGTGGACACGGGCGAGCAGTCGCGGTTGCTCATGGTTCAAGCTGTGAACCCTCTAGGGGAGGGCGAGCGCCACGAGCTAGAAGTCGAGTTCGCGGATGGGAAGACACCCGCGCGGGCCGTCTTCGCGCTCGTAGCGCACCCGTCCGACGTGGACGCATTCGTCACCGTCGCACGGCAACAGCCAGTTACCCCAGCTTGCCCCGCAGAAGTGCGCGCGGCAGTGCGCGCACCGGAAGACTTGCTGTTGCTGGGCTACATGGGCGAGAGCGGTGTTCCTACTGCCGAGATTCCTCAAGAAACCGACGACGCGCAGGGCTTGGAGTCCGCGCGAGGCGTGGCCTATCGCGGGAAGGGCTGGCTGATGTTCCAGGTTGCGATCCGCAACCTGCGAGGCCCACAGCCGTGGGTGCCAACGGAGGCGACACTAACGAGCAAGACGGGCGAGAAGCTGCGGGGCCGCGTGGTGCGAGAGGAGCAGGGGGAGACACCACCCGGTGAAGCTGTGCGGGTGCTCGTGGTGACGGAGGAGCCGCCCGCAGGCGCGGGCCGCGTCTTCATCCTGGAAGTGAGCGGGGCGGATGGTCGGACGCTTGCGATCCCCAGGGTGACGATTCCCGCGCCCACGAAGAAGGAGCCCAAGCGATGA
- a CDS encoding three component ABC system middle component — MKTASDVYAMTNPALCSLIICSFLEGHEASSGRGAEFPLLFLPIPLVLSETSRNTFSKTNSRTGFFTWIQRNPEILIDLAARINRTATYSREGLLFGARYRMLAGDNEGGMRTAKKIVSSQLQSIHADLRSYFNIARRFGYWVAEVGSTRMILHSLGLTP, encoded by the coding sequence ATGAAGACGGCCTCGGACGTATACGCAATGACTAATCCTGCATTGTGTAGCCTGATAATTTGCTCATTCCTTGAGGGACACGAGGCTTCTAGTGGGCGTGGCGCAGAATTTCCACTGTTGTTTCTCCCCATTCCTCTTGTCCTGTCGGAGACCTCGCGCAACACTTTTTCCAAGACCAACAGTCGCACCGGTTTTTTTACCTGGATACAACGCAACCCTGAAATCCTGATTGATTTAGCAGCGCGCATCAACAGGACCGCTACGTACTCCCGCGAGGGGTTGCTCTTCGGGGCGCGCTATCGCATGCTTGCTGGTGATAACGAGGGAGGAATGAGAACGGCGAAAAAAATTGTCTCCTCTCAACTTCAATCTATACATGCAGACTTGCGTTCATACTTCAATATCGCACGCCGATTTGGTTATTGGGTTGCCGAAGTGGGCTCGACACGCATGATTCTACATTCCCTCGGGCTAACGCCATGA
- a CDS encoding DUF3732 domain-containing protein codes for MKRWNLKSLLFYSHDGQRRDIDLKPESVNIITGNSHTGKSAIAEVIDYSMGSSECHIPGRVRDACSWVGMIWVKDQTQCIICRKMPPGPKAVSNDVYLDVGANIIAPKSATDLRRTMDCETALRRIEQLLGIGQVQTELFGAPSRTPVRVSLRSVIPYLLQDDQHIINKNALLRTSASDRREQYIIDTLPYVVGAIDETTVAREAELRRLKAALTSEERRQAARQSVVAEESTLTEALIQEAAQVGLLKDIPANITAQAARDILRALDADPQEESSPFATDEQLELLYADDRRLSGEGSTLRNQISAAKRAIQASESFTATGRSEERRLSVVKLIPDEATEDACPLCTQPVRDRVDSVEKVRMAVRRVQGELREVLRERPKIDATIAELENRLTDVTTKVAAVREKIKTLVGETEARRAAQTLSERRSRVLGRISMYLQAAEPTPVLEAQAQSKIPDLQSRIEELESELDPEAKLNGLDLAKARLNAMASEIGALLPLDSRYRLSPFDINLRNLSVGIVTSKRREDMRDVGSDENYLTLHVAFLLAFHRLFAERDRPVPGFILFDQLSRPYYPPDPLRPTQEEVVTSRQPEVSSLRKYFDVLFNEVGRGESLQVLVLEHAYFSDDPRFVSATRERWINGVALIPEDWPEPP; via the coding sequence ATGAAGCGCTGGAATCTAAAATCCCTTCTTTTTTATAGCCATGATGGTCAACGTCGTGACATTGATCTCAAGCCCGAATCCGTGAACATCATTACGGGCAATTCACACACCGGAAAGTCAGCTATTGCAGAAGTCATAGACTACTCCATGGGCTCAAGCGAGTGCCATATCCCGGGCCGCGTGCGCGATGCCTGCTCGTGGGTAGGGATGATCTGGGTGAAAGATCAGACCCAATGCATCATTTGTCGCAAGATGCCTCCTGGGCCCAAGGCAGTATCGAACGATGTGTACCTTGACGTTGGGGCAAACATTATTGCGCCAAAGTCTGCCACTGACTTGCGGCGAACAATGGATTGCGAAACCGCTCTGCGACGGATTGAGCAGTTGCTAGGGATCGGGCAGGTTCAAACTGAGCTATTCGGCGCTCCATCGCGTACTCCTGTGAGAGTGTCGCTTCGCAGCGTGATTCCCTACCTTTTGCAGGATGATCAACACATCATCAACAAGAACGCCTTACTCCGAACATCTGCATCTGACAGGCGCGAGCAGTACATCATAGATACTCTTCCCTATGTCGTGGGAGCTATCGACGAGACCACCGTTGCTCGTGAGGCTGAATTACGCAGACTCAAAGCAGCACTGACTTCAGAAGAGCGTAGGCAGGCAGCGCGGCAATCAGTCGTTGCAGAAGAATCCACGCTGACGGAAGCACTAATTCAAGAGGCGGCCCAAGTAGGGTTGCTGAAAGACATTCCCGCGAATATCACGGCTCAAGCTGCCCGCGATATATTGCGTGCGCTTGATGCCGATCCTCAAGAGGAAAGTAGTCCATTCGCAACTGATGAACAGCTTGAGCTCCTCTATGCAGACGACCGGCGTTTGTCAGGCGAAGGCAGCACTCTCAGAAACCAAATCTCAGCAGCCAAGCGTGCCATTCAAGCATCTGAGAGTTTCACCGCTACTGGGAGATCTGAGGAACGGCGCTTGAGCGTGGTGAAGCTCATTCCAGACGAAGCCACGGAGGATGCATGCCCTCTCTGCACGCAACCAGTCCGTGATCGTGTTGACTCTGTTGAGAAGGTACGAATGGCAGTCAGGCGCGTACAGGGGGAACTCCGAGAAGTACTGCGAGAACGTCCCAAAATAGATGCAACCATCGCTGAGCTAGAAAATAGGCTAACTGACGTCACCACGAAAGTTGCGGCAGTTCGCGAGAAAATCAAGACATTGGTGGGCGAGACCGAGGCTCGTCGTGCAGCACAAACGCTGTCGGAACGAAGATCGCGTGTGCTTGGCAGAATCAGCATGTATCTCCAAGCTGCTGAGCCGACGCCCGTTTTGGAAGCACAAGCCCAAAGCAAAATTCCTGATTTGCAGTCACGTATTGAGGAACTTGAATCGGAACTGGATCCAGAAGCTAAGCTCAATGGGTTGGACCTTGCCAAGGCACGGCTGAACGCAATGGCTTCCGAGATCGGGGCACTTCTTCCACTCGACTCTCGATACAGACTAAGTCCTTTTGATATTAACCTAAGAAACCTTTCTGTAGGAATTGTAACCTCGAAACGACGCGAGGATATGAGGGATGTCGGATCTGATGAGAATTATCTAACGCTTCACGTCGCATTTCTGCTGGCCTTCCATCGCCTTTTCGCGGAGCGTGACCGCCCAGTGCCAGGCTTTATCCTCTTCGACCAATTGAGTCGCCCTTACTATCCTCCTGATCCACTTCGGCCTACACAGGAAGAAGTAGTGACCTCAAGGCAACCAGAAGTTTCCAGTCTCAGAAAGTATTTTGACGTACTCTTTAATGAAGTGGGACGTGGGGAATCGCTCCAAGTTCTTGTGTTAGAGCACGCATACTTTTCTGATGATCCGCGTTTCGTAAGTGCTACACGAGAGCGTTGGATAAACGGAGTTGCACTCATCCCCGAAGACTGGCCAGAACCTCCTTAA
- a CDS encoding imm11 family protein codes for MSRRFFDLADDVYFPQRWHLATPIDSQGRKVFDWNFTRGTPVHLEGRLKIPIKIPGRSLDFSEAGLGIAVVHVKVASMLAERAPGDVQLIPADIEGQPDQYLVLVATRLIRCIDEEASEVSFWKPEHGVPEKVGQYMGVDRLRIDKRKVGNAKVFRPEGWEVVLIVSEEIKNAIEDMGVTGARFEEV; via the coding sequence ATGTCCCGCCGCTTCTTCGACCTAGCCGACGACGTCTATTTCCCCCAACGCTGGCACTTGGCCACTCCCATCGACAGCCAGGGCCGCAAGGTGTTCGACTGGAACTTTACGCGAGGAACACCCGTGCATTTGGAGGGACGATTGAAAATCCCCATCAAGATTCCAGGCAGGTCGCTGGACTTCTCCGAGGCGGGATTGGGCATCGCCGTCGTCCACGTCAAGGTGGCTTCCATGCTTGCGGAGCGGGCTCCCGGCGACGTGCAACTCATCCCGGCGGACATTGAGGGCCAACCGGATCAGTACCTCGTGCTCGTAGCAACGCGCCTCATCCGCTGTATCGACGAAGAGGCGTCCGAGGTGAGTTTCTGGAAGCCAGAGCATGGAGTGCCCGAAAAGGTCGGGCAATACATGGGCGTGGACCGCCTGCGCATCGACAAACGGAAGGTGGGGAACGCCAAGGTGTTCCGTCCCGAGGGGTGGGAGGTCGTTCTGATCGTCTCCGAGGAGATCAAGAACGCCATCGAGGACATGGGCGTTACGGGCGCGCGATTCGAGGAGGTCTAG
- a CDS encoding AHH domain-containing protein — protein MAPEQVTEAIRKMAREVRLSGSPRQTVERLFQLDALYGDYLLRERKIVPLESSGMPLEGALTDEEQNLVIRYKAWCRSAYGFEGDCLGALVGGKYLDMQGRYMLAMALSKSPVLEEFKKALGEMVSMRAVVQAAIGTVVTLLVLLALPEPITKFVAAWATTALVLWVGASTLYNLVTGWFQLMEEVKTAATFEEVRDAGEKFGKLFSREAAQAFAMIVMALLTHTAKGFAEQVATLPGSAQVSMQAAGREGILLSEVGAVESVAVTAEGFSVALAPGAVAMAARGGRGARTEDHHIGTIANKKSTLRGGPWTPRLEDLYARAGMRLKDRENIVPIPGHKGPHPQRYHEIVYRRLRTALGECSTIAECRARLVPALDELAKLISTPGTELNRLVTLGK, from the coding sequence GTGGCGCCGGAGCAAGTGACAGAGGCGATCCGGAAAATGGCGCGCGAGGTGCGCCTGTCAGGCTCACCCCGGCAGACAGTGGAGCGCCTGTTTCAACTCGACGCGCTCTATGGGGATTACCTCCTCAGAGAGCGAAAGATCGTCCCTCTGGAGTCGTCCGGGATGCCCCTGGAAGGAGCATTGACGGACGAAGAGCAGAACCTCGTTATCCGTTACAAGGCGTGGTGTCGGAGCGCCTATGGTTTCGAGGGCGATTGCTTGGGCGCGCTCGTGGGCGGCAAGTACCTGGACATGCAAGGCCGGTACATGCTCGCCATGGCCCTGAGCAAAAGTCCGGTGCTGGAGGAGTTCAAGAAGGCTCTGGGCGAGATGGTGAGCATGCGGGCCGTGGTCCAAGCCGCGATTGGAACTGTGGTCACGCTCCTTGTCCTGCTCGCGCTGCCCGAGCCGATCACCAAGTTTGTAGCCGCGTGGGCGACTACGGCGCTCGTGCTCTGGGTAGGCGCCAGCACGCTCTACAACCTCGTGACGGGTTGGTTCCAGTTGATGGAAGAGGTGAAGACCGCAGCCACCTTCGAGGAGGTCCGCGACGCGGGCGAGAAGTTCGGCAAGCTGTTCTCGCGTGAGGCGGCGCAAGCGTTCGCCATGATCGTCATGGCGCTTCTGACGCACACGGCGAAGGGGTTCGCGGAGCAAGTGGCGACGCTCCCCGGATCCGCTCAGGTGTCGATGCAGGCTGCGGGCCGCGAAGGGATCTTGTTGTCAGAGGTGGGCGCGGTGGAGTCCGTGGCGGTGACGGCCGAGGGCTTTAGCGTGGCGCTGGCACCGGGCGCGGTGGCGATGGCGGCGCGCGGTGGGCGCGGCGCCCGCACGGAGGATCACCACATCGGGACCATCGCGAACAAGAAGTCCACCTTGCGTGGTGGCCCATGGACACCCCGTCTTGAGGACCTTTACGCCAGGGCGGGGATGCGGCTGAAGGACCGCGAGAACATCGTGCCTATCCCGGGGCACAAGGGGCCTCACCCGCAGCGGTACCATGAGATCGTCTACAGGCGCTTGCGGACGGCGCTGGGAGAGTGCAGCACCATCGCGGAATGCCGGGCTCGGTTGGTGCCCGCGCTGGATGAACTCGCCAAGCTGATCTCGACACCCGGCACGGAGTTAAACCGCCTCGTCACTCTGGGAAAATGA
- a CDS encoding serine/threonine protein kinase, with protein sequence MATSRQPWSVPGVILFSQGDLSYEVDLSRPLVEELAQSRLGEMTVPAWERTEKTRLREVIVRSLPPTSSDEPETLERMRARLREEAHLATYLQHPRIARSLGPYEVQGVLYIVSDRVEGTSINTLITYSQMRERFLSPAFCLYVGAEVAGALHYAHTCKDENGAPLGIVHRDLNPARIFLEPEGGVILTDFARARSLLPGRVATTLPRPHGDVFYCSPEALLCEETDPRSDLFSLGLVLLELATWRHLYSTATVRPDDLEEALTEKVKGKVLDAAITAMEADLPDHAEDCILRAATFTREEVDELTQPLVHPLRAIVRRLIQRDPEDRYQSASGVEADLRAGLASLGAPYEAKEALDEVQISLTGASMSRNVLGPTNESQLPPDMVTEADIIAERGGTT encoded by the coding sequence ATGGCTACTTCTCGCCAACCCTGGAGCGTCCCGGGGGTGATTCTCTTCTCTCAGGGCGATCTCTCGTATGAGGTGGATCTGTCGCGCCCGTTGGTCGAAGAGTTGGCGCAATCCAGGCTCGGGGAAATGACCGTCCCAGCCTGGGAGCGCACCGAGAAGACGCGCCTGCGGGAAGTCATCGTCCGCTCTCTACCGCCCACGTCGTCAGACGAGCCCGAAACGCTGGAGAGGATGCGCGCGCGGCTCCGGGAAGAGGCGCACCTCGCCACGTACCTGCAACACCCGAGAATCGCCCGCAGCCTCGGGCCCTACGAAGTCCAAGGCGTTCTCTACATCGTGTCTGACCGTGTAGAGGGCACCTCGATCAACACCCTGATCACCTACTCGCAGATGCGCGAGAGGTTCCTATCCCCGGCGTTCTGCCTCTACGTGGGCGCCGAAGTCGCGGGAGCCCTGCACTACGCACACACCTGCAAGGACGAGAACGGCGCCCCGCTGGGCATCGTTCATCGGGACTTGAACCCCGCCCGCATCTTCCTGGAGCCAGAGGGTGGGGTGATACTGACGGACTTTGCCCGCGCGCGCTCCCTGCTGCCGGGCCGCGTGGCAACGACGCTGCCGCGCCCTCATGGCGACGTGTTCTATTGCTCCCCCGAGGCGTTGCTCTGCGAGGAGACGGATCCGCGCTCGGATCTGTTCTCACTGGGGCTGGTGCTGCTGGAATTGGCCACCTGGCGACACCTCTACAGCACCGCCACCGTGCGGCCCGACGACTTGGAGGAGGCGCTAACGGAGAAGGTAAAGGGGAAGGTTCTGGACGCGGCGATTACGGCCATGGAGGCAGACCTACCGGACCATGCCGAAGACTGCATCCTGCGGGCTGCCACATTCACCCGGGAAGAAGTGGACGAGCTCACCCAGCCGCTGGTGCATCCGCTGCGCGCCATCGTCCGCAGGTTGATCCAACGCGACCCAGAAGATCGCTATCAGTCGGCGTCGGGCGTGGAGGCTGATCTACGGGCGGGCCTCGCTTCGTTGGGCGCCCCCTACGAAGCCAAGGAAGCGCTGGACGAAGTTCAGATTTCGCTGACAGGGGCCAGCATGAGCCGGAACGTTCTCGGGCCCACGAACGAGAGCCAGTTGCCGCCCGACATGGTAACGGAAGCGGACATCATCGCTGAGCGGGGTGGGACCACCTAG